In a single window of the Streptomyces sp. CGMCC 4.7035 genome:
- a CDS encoding DUF5691 domain-containing protein, protein MSATPAPPDTPSSVSWEELVTVALLGTDRRTPPWLPPGREAPTALLDLAAVETVRRRAGLRPAPAGARPEPAAADPRPSLPPAAARRLAMLLSDRPGTAGGGRRGTAPDLMELLPQWLSLANERGFTAPPETLPALLDAARGRTDLRPAALTFAGPRALWLARLNPDWRFALRSAPGGGSELPPPTETDRIRRLWQEGLFAERVALLTALRVRQPAVARELLTTTWATERAEDRLMFLDSLRTGLEPADEPFLEQALSDRSRNVRATAAELLSALPDSALAGRMAARAGACVAIDRTQGEPTIVVEAPHECDPGMERDGVAPKPPAGRGERSWWLGQLVEAAPLGSWVARLGGRTPEEIVVLPVADDWRDELHAAWCRAAVRQRNPGWSRALLGPPSAAEAGGPGAVSLAERAKLLSTLAAAERAEWVAGFIATHGLSEAFQLLGVCAVPWAAPLGRAVVDALDIARDAGSYPWSFSGVMGLAERCLDPAEASRFDALTATPDETEDASPGAGGYWAEAFQRLTTTLRLRAAMREELGMP, encoded by the coding sequence ATGAGTGCGACCCCCGCTCCGCCGGACACGCCTTCCTCCGTGTCCTGGGAAGAGCTCGTGACCGTCGCGCTGCTGGGCACCGACCGGCGTACGCCGCCCTGGCTCCCGCCCGGCCGCGAGGCGCCGACGGCGCTGCTGGACCTGGCCGCCGTGGAGACCGTACGTCGCAGGGCCGGGCTGCGCCCCGCACCGGCCGGGGCCCGGCCGGAGCCCGCGGCCGCGGACCCACGCCCGTCGCTGCCGCCCGCGGCGGCCCGTAGACTGGCCATGCTGCTGTCGGACCGCCCCGGCACGGCAGGCGGCGGCCGCCGAGGGACGGCACCCGACCTCATGGAGTTGCTCCCCCAGTGGCTGTCCCTGGCCAACGAGCGCGGCTTCACGGCACCCCCGGAGACGTTGCCGGCGCTCCTGGACGCGGCCCGGGGCCGTACGGACCTTCGACCGGCGGCGCTGACCTTCGCCGGCCCGCGCGCGCTGTGGCTGGCCCGGCTGAACCCGGACTGGCGTTTCGCGCTGCGCTCCGCGCCCGGCGGCGGCTCCGAGCTGCCGCCACCAACAGAGACGGACCGCATCCGACGACTGTGGCAGGAAGGCCTGTTCGCGGAGCGGGTGGCCCTGCTCACGGCACTCCGCGTACGGCAGCCGGCCGTCGCCCGTGAGCTGCTGACCACCACCTGGGCGACGGAGCGCGCCGAGGACCGGCTGATGTTCCTCGACTCGCTCCGCACCGGGCTGGAGCCCGCCGACGAGCCGTTCCTGGAGCAGGCGCTCTCCGACCGGAGCCGCAATGTGCGGGCGACGGCGGCGGAGTTGCTGTCGGCCCTGCCGGATTCGGCGCTGGCCGGGCGGATGGCGGCGCGGGCGGGGGCGTGCGTGGCGATCGACCGTACGCAGGGGGAGCCGACGATCGTGGTCGAGGCCCCGCACGAGTGCGATCCGGGCATGGAGCGTGACGGGGTGGCGCCGAAGCCCCCGGCGGGGCGCGGCGAACGATCCTGGTGGTTGGGCCAGTTGGTGGAGGCGGCACCGCTCGGCTCATGGGTGGCACGGCTCGGTGGGCGTACGCCGGAGGAGATCGTCGTGCTGCCGGTGGCGGACGACTGGCGGGACGAACTGCACGCGGCATGGTGCCGGGCGGCGGTACGGCAGCGGAACCCCGGCTGGTCCCGGGCTCTGCTCGGACCGCCCTCGGCAGCGGAGGCCGGGGGCCCGGGGGCGGTGTCCCTGGCCGAGCGGGCGAAGCTGCTGTCGACGCTGGCCGCGGCGGAACGGGCCGAGTGGGTCGCTGGTTTCATCGCCACACATGGTCTGTCGGAGGCGTTCCAGCTCCTCGGGGTGTGCGCGGTCCCGTGGGCCGCTCCCCTGGGACGGGCGGTCGTGGACGCACTCGACATCGCGCGGGACGCGGGCAGTTATCCGTGGAGCTTCAGCGGGGTGATGGGTCTGGCGGAGCGCTGCCTGGACCCCGCGGAGGCGAGCCGCTTCGACGCGCTGACGGCGACACCCGACGAGACGGAGGACGCGTCGCCGGGGGCGGGCGGTTATTGGGCGGAGGCGTTTCAGCGCCTGACGACGACGTTGCGCTTGCGCGCGGCTATGCGGGAGGAGCTGGGGATGCCGTGA
- a CDS encoding DUF5682 family protein translates to MTGVDRPPGGAVGPGPLLLGVRHHGPGSARAVRAALEAARPRVVLIEGPPEADALIPLAADEEMRPPVALLAHAVDEPGRSAFWPLAEFSPEWVAIRWALEHGVPARFIDLPATHTLAWEKEEPTPTPDQGESESPEAEGERNASPRDGSGEPEVADRPGASGPTPSGAGEPSGPPQASEDTVRIDPLAVLAEAAGYDDPERWWEDVVEHRGVGRGDALAPFAALGEAMAALREEYGTGGHDRDLVREAYMRLQVRAAQREFEHDVAVVCGAWHVPALRQRTTVAADRALLKGLPKVKTDMTWVPWTYRRLARAGGYGAGIDSPGWYGHLFSAPDRPVERWLTKVARLLREEDRIVSSAHVIEAVRLAGTLAALRGRPLPGLSETTDAVRAVMCEGSDVPLALVHDRLVVGDVLGEVPASAPAVPLQRDLARLQKRLRLKPEPSERELELDLRKETDTERSRLLHRLRLLGVGWGEPMASRGSTGTFRETWRLRWEPELAVRVAEAGVWGTTVLAAATAKAETDAVAAQALADVTALAERCLLAELPDALPVVMRVLADRAALDADVGHLAQALPALVRSLRYGDVRGTDTEALAGVAAGLAERVFVGLPPACAALDAEAAEEMRRHVDAVHGAVGLLGEGTAAAHGDMRARWRAVLRVLSGRDTVPGVIRGRTVRLLLDDGELAQDEAARLMGLVLSPGTAPADAAAWIEGFVGGGSGGGMLLVHDERLLGLVDAWLTGVPAEAFTDVLPLLRRTFSAYEPGVRRTLGELVRRGPGARGSAVVTGAGVPGFASDLDAGRADAVMPVLRLLLGLDEPDGSEVDDLVGVAR, encoded by the coding sequence GTGACAGGCGTTGACAGGCCGCCGGGCGGGGCGGTCGGCCCGGGGCCGCTGCTGCTCGGAGTGCGGCATCACGGGCCTGGGTCCGCCCGGGCCGTGCGGGCCGCGCTGGAGGCGGCGCGGCCACGGGTCGTGCTGATCGAGGGGCCACCGGAGGCGGACGCACTGATCCCACTCGCGGCGGACGAGGAGATGCGGCCGCCGGTGGCGCTGCTCGCGCACGCCGTGGACGAGCCCGGACGGTCGGCGTTCTGGCCGCTGGCCGAGTTCTCCCCGGAGTGGGTGGCGATCCGGTGGGCGCTGGAACACGGCGTTCCGGCCCGGTTCATCGATCTGCCGGCGACGCACACGCTCGCATGGGAGAAGGAGGAACCGACCCCGACGCCGGACCAGGGGGAGAGCGAGTCCCCGGAGGCGGAGGGTGAGAGGAACGCGTCGCCGCGCGACGGGTCCGGTGAGCCGGAGGTCGCAGACCGGCCCGGCGCGTCCGGTCCGACGCCTTCGGGAGCCGGCGAGCCCTCCGGCCCACCTCAGGCTTCCGAGGACACCGTCCGTATCGACCCCCTCGCCGTGCTCGCCGAGGCCGCCGGGTACGACGATCCGGAGCGGTGGTGGGAGGACGTCGTCGAGCACCGGGGCGTGGGGAGGGGTGACGCGCTCGCGCCCTTCGCCGCGCTCGGGGAGGCCATGGCCGCGCTGCGGGAGGAGTACGGCACCGGGGGACACGATCGGGACCTCGTGCGGGAGGCGTACATGCGACTCCAAGTGCGCGCAGCCCAACGCGAGTTCGAGCATGACGTGGCGGTCGTGTGCGGGGCCTGGCATGTGCCCGCGCTGCGGCAGAGGACCACTGTCGCCGCCGACCGCGCCCTGCTGAAGGGGCTGCCCAAGGTGAAGACGGACATGACCTGGGTGCCCTGGACCTACCGGAGGCTGGCGCGGGCCGGCGGTTACGGGGCGGGTATCGACTCGCCCGGCTGGTACGGGCATCTGTTCAGCGCCCCCGACCGGCCGGTCGAGCGGTGGCTGACCAAGGTCGCCAGGCTGCTCCGCGAGGAGGACCGGATCGTGTCGTCCGCGCACGTCATCGAGGCGGTGCGGCTCGCCGGGACGCTCGCGGCGCTGCGCGGACGCCCGCTGCCGGGGCTGTCCGAGACCACCGACGCGGTGCGGGCGGTGATGTGCGAGGGCTCGGACGTGCCGCTGGCCCTGGTGCACGACCGGCTCGTGGTCGGTGACGTCCTGGGGGAGGTGCCGGCGTCCGCGCCTGCCGTGCCCTTGCAGCGGGACCTCGCACGCCTTCAGAAGCGGCTGCGGCTCAAACCGGAGCCGTCGGAGCGGGAGTTGGAGCTGGACCTGCGCAAGGAGACGGACACCGAGCGCAGCCGGCTGCTCCACCGGCTGCGTCTGCTCGGCGTCGGCTGGGGCGAGCCCATGGCCTCGCGGGGGAGCACGGGGACGTTCCGGGAGACCTGGCGGCTGCGCTGGGAGCCGGAGCTGGCGGTGCGGGTCGCCGAGGCCGGGGTGTGGGGGACGACCGTGCTCGCCGCCGCGACCGCCAAGGCCGAGACGGACGCGGTCGCCGCGCAGGCACTCGCCGACGTCACGGCGCTCGCCGAGCGATGCCTGCTGGCGGAGCTGCCGGACGCGCTGCCCGTGGTGATGCGGGTCCTCGCCGACCGTGCGGCCCTCGACGCCGACGTCGGCCATCTCGCCCAGGCCCTGCCCGCCCTGGTCCGTTCCCTGCGCTACGGAGATGTGCGCGGCACGGACACCGAGGCCCTGGCGGGCGTCGCGGCCGGCCTCGCCGAGCGTGTGTTCGTCGGGCTGCCACCGGCGTGCGCCGCGCTCGACGCGGAAGCGGCCGAGGAGATGCGGCGCCATGTGGACGCGGTGCACGGGGCGGTCGGGCTGCTCGGGGAGGGAACAGCGGCGGCCCACGGCGACATGCGCGCACGGTGGCGCGCCGTGCTGCGGGTGCTCTCCGGGCGGGACACCGTTCCCGGTGTGATCCGCGGGCGGACCGTGCGGCTGCTCCTGGACGACGGGGAACTGGCACAGGACGAGGCCGCACGGCTCATGGGGCTCGTACTGTCCCCGGGGACCGCGCCGGCGGACGCGGCCGCGTGGATCGAGGGGTTCGTCGGAGGCGGCTCCGGCGGCGGGATGCTGCTCGTGCACGACGAGCGGCTGCTCGGGCTGGTGGACGCCTGGCTGACCGGGGTGCCCGCGGAGGCGTTCACCGACGTACTGCCCCTGCTGCGGCGCACGTTCTCGGCGTACGAGCCGGGGGTGCGCCGCACGCTCGGCGAACTGGTGCGGCGCGGGCCGGGCGCGCGGGGGAGCGCGGTGGTCACCGGGGCGGGCGTCCCCGGGTTCGCGTCCGACCTCGACGCCGGGCGGGCGGACGCGGTGATGCCGGTGCTGCGCCTGCTGCTCGGCCTGGACGAGCCCGACGGCAGCGAAGTCGACGACCTTGTGGGGGTGGCCCGATGA
- a CDS encoding M23 family metallopeptidase, whose product MNDRHPSGTATTPAPAPDAASAHYASYGQRGGHYGEFATYSDAVASAYGTGGQATGTFAADPLFGNLQGDGCTGSYDATQWSTGSHQTFSTGTHQTLNYDPYAAQHQAAFDTGAYDTTAWAAGYQQLASVPAQAGSPDGTGQWDAHAWMEAGQPADPAQQQTQQWEWGTQSFDTGAYDATQWNSGGTTEHETHDPQAAATATFEQIVPEAFDQQATATFEQAGSFDQQATTDFETPEAFDQLPHEQNVTGDEELEDTSETSGDAPLLDDQEEIIPVPAPRAASRAANRSRRRSPAKRSALLTVAVPSVCVMGVAGIAAATVGVGGGESDNQDTTASAPEGIAVKPSAANNKLDSQLASLSAGANDFADRASRTQERIDLKAQQAAEKRKAAEEAARKERLRPKFALPVMQRGLSAYFGQAGVNWMSVHTGIDFPVSYGTTVMAATDGTVRTQWNSAYGNMMIVTAKDGTETWYCHLSSYRVASGTTVKAGDPIAYSGNSGNSTGPHLHFEVRPSGGSPIDPLPWLRSHGLNPT is encoded by the coding sequence GTGAACGACCGTCACCCGTCGGGGACCGCAACTACCCCGGCTCCGGCCCCCGATGCCGCCTCGGCGCACTACGCGTCGTACGGCCAGCGGGGTGGCCATTACGGTGAGTTCGCCACGTACTCCGACGCCGTCGCGTCCGCCTACGGAACCGGCGGTCAGGCCACCGGGACCTTCGCGGCAGACCCCCTTTTCGGCAACCTCCAGGGCGACGGCTGCACCGGTTCGTACGACGCCACCCAGTGGTCCACCGGCAGCCACCAGACGTTCAGTACGGGCACGCACCAGACGCTGAACTACGACCCGTACGCCGCCCAGCACCAAGCCGCGTTCGACACCGGCGCCTATGACACGACCGCCTGGGCGGCCGGTTATCAGCAGCTCGCCAGTGTCCCCGCGCAGGCCGGGTCCCCCGACGGCACGGGCCAGTGGGACGCGCACGCCTGGATGGAGGCCGGACAGCCCGCCGACCCCGCCCAGCAGCAGACCCAGCAGTGGGAATGGGGCACGCAGTCCTTCGACACGGGCGCCTACGACGCCACGCAGTGGAACTCCGGCGGAACCACCGAGCACGAGACGCATGACCCGCAGGCCGCGGCGACGGCGACCTTCGAACAGATCGTCCCGGAGGCGTTCGACCAGCAGGCCACCGCCACGTTCGAGCAGGCCGGGTCCTTCGACCAGCAGGCCACCACGGACTTCGAGACGCCGGAAGCCTTCGACCAGCTGCCCCACGAGCAAAACGTCACCGGGGACGAGGAGCTGGAGGACACTTCCGAGACGTCCGGCGATGCACCGCTGCTCGACGACCAGGAAGAGATCATCCCTGTCCCGGCCCCGCGCGCCGCGTCCCGCGCCGCGAACCGGTCCCGGCGCCGCAGCCCGGCGAAGCGTTCCGCGCTGCTGACGGTCGCCGTGCCGTCGGTGTGCGTGATGGGAGTCGCCGGGATCGCCGCCGCGACCGTCGGCGTGGGCGGTGGCGAGAGCGACAACCAGGACACGACGGCAAGCGCGCCCGAGGGGATCGCGGTGAAGCCGTCCGCGGCCAACAACAAGCTGGACTCCCAGCTCGCAAGCCTCTCCGCGGGCGCGAACGACTTCGCGGACCGGGCGAGCCGCACGCAGGAACGTATCGACCTCAAAGCCCAGCAAGCGGCCGAGAAGAGGAAGGCGGCGGAGGAGGCGGCCCGCAAGGAGCGGCTGCGCCCGAAGTTCGCGCTGCCGGTCATGCAGAGGGGGCTCAGCGCCTACTTCGGCCAGGCCGGCGTCAACTGGATGTCCGTGCACACCGGCATCGACTTCCCGGTCTCCTACGGGACGACGGTGATGGCCGCGACCGACGGCACGGTCCGTACGCAGTGGAACAGCGCGTACGGGAACATGATGATCGTGACCGCGAAGGACGGAACGGAGACGTGGTACTGCCACCTCTCCAGCTACCGGGTCGCGTCCGGTACGACCGTGAAGGCCGGCGACCCGATCGCGTACTCCGGTAACTCGGGCAACTCGACCGGCCCGCACCTGCACTTCGAGGTACGGCCGAGCGGAGGCTCCCCGATAGACCCGCTGCCGTGGCTGCGGAGCCACGGACTGAACCCGACCTGA
- a CDS encoding AAA family ATPase, with the protein MRVSVDPMSVEPGPSESAPANEGGTADAVGQPSARVRPPTGEPVRSPAEDKEQATAEALRPHAEDAFAAELAELAAQDDRPRPARWKLSPWAVATYLLGGTLPDGTVITPKYVGPRRIVEVAVTTLATDRALLLLGVPGTAKTWVSEHLAAAISGDSTLLVQGTAGTPEEAIRYGWNYARLLAHGPSRDALVPSPVMRAMAEGTVARVEELTRIPADVQDTLITILSEKTLPIPELGQEVQAVRGFNLIATANDRDRGVNDLSSALRRRFNTVVLPLPESADAEVDIVSRRVDQIGRSLDLPAVPDGIDEIRRVVTVFRELRGGVTTDGRTKLKSPSGTLSTAEAISVVTNGLALAAHFGDGVLRASDIAAGILGAVVRDPAADRVIWQEYLEAVVRERDGWTDFYRACREVTV; encoded by the coding sequence ATGCGTGTGTCCGTTGATCCGATGTCCGTCGAACCGGGCCCGAGCGAGTCCGCGCCCGCGAACGAAGGCGGGACCGCAGACGCGGTCGGGCAGCCGTCCGCACGCGTGCGCCCACCGACGGGAGAGCCCGTGCGCTCGCCCGCGGAGGACAAGGAGCAAGCCACGGCAGAAGCGCTGCGGCCGCACGCCGAGGACGCCTTCGCGGCCGAACTCGCCGAGTTGGCCGCGCAGGACGATCGCCCGCGTCCGGCCCGCTGGAAGCTGTCGCCGTGGGCCGTGGCCACGTATCTGCTGGGCGGCACCCTGCCGGACGGCACGGTGATCACGCCGAAGTACGTGGGCCCGCGCCGCATCGTCGAGGTCGCCGTCACCACGCTCGCCACCGATCGCGCCCTGCTCCTGCTCGGCGTGCCCGGCACGGCGAAGACCTGGGTGTCCGAACATCTGGCGGCGGCCATCAGCGGCGACTCGACCCTGCTCGTGCAGGGCACCGCCGGGACCCCGGAGGAGGCGATCCGCTACGGCTGGAACTACGCCCGGCTGCTCGCGCACGGCCCGAGTCGCGACGCGCTCGTACCCAGCCCCGTCATGCGGGCCATGGCCGAGGGGACGGTCGCACGCGTCGAGGAGCTGACCCGTATCCCGGCCGACGTACAGGACACGCTGATCACGATCCTTTCGGAGAAGACCCTGCCGATACCGGAGCTGGGGCAGGAGGTGCAGGCCGTCCGCGGCTTCAACCTGATCGCGACGGCCAACGACCGCGACCGCGGGGTCAACGACCTGTCGAGCGCCCTGCGCCGCCGCTTCAACACGGTGGTGCTGCCGCTCCCGGAGAGCGCGGACGCCGAGGTCGACATCGTCTCCCGCCGGGTCGACCAGATCGGACGCTCGCTCGATCTGCCGGCCGTGCCCGACGGCATCGACGAGATCCGCCGCGTCGTCACGGTCTTCCGCGAGCTGCGCGGCGGCGTCACGACGGACGGCCGGACGAAGCTGAAGTCGCCCAGCGGCACGCTGTCCACCGCCGAGGCGATCTCCGTCGTCACCAACGGACTCGCGCTGGCCGCCCACTTCGGCGACGGCGTGCTGCGCGCGAGCGACATCGCCGCGGGCATCCTCGGCGCCGTCGTCCGCGACCCGGCGGCCGACCGCGTGATCTGGCAGGAGTACCTGGAGGCGGTGGTCCGCGAGCGCGACGGCTGGACGGACTTCTACCGCGCGTGCCGGGAGGTGACCGTATGA
- a CDS encoding lipase family alpha/beta hydrolase, which produces MMVTRAVQPLFPLCQRLFPSRLAGLSIALLKATALEFAILAGHLLLYPSGIIQERRCALPMPTTDTTPLPTEAKPPVILLHGFIDNRSVFVLLRRNLAQHGRQHIESLNYSPLTCDIRTAAALLGRHIEEICERTGQSQVDIVGHSLGGLIGRYYTQCLGGDLRVRTLVTLGTPHSGTRVAPLANAHPIVRQMRPGSELIEELRGPAPGCRTHFVSFWSDLDPLMDPLETACVDHPDLLVQNVRVSGIGHLALPVHPAVAAGIRQALDLEPATPAPSGAGASAGAAAGAGAGGLTVA; this is translated from the coding sequence ATGATGGTCACGAGGGCAGTGCAGCCCCTTTTTCCGCTCTGCCAGCGCCTGTTTCCCAGCCGACTGGCCGGACTCTCCATCGCCCTCCTGAAGGCGACCGCCCTGGAGTTCGCGATCCTCGCCGGGCATCTGCTCCTCTACCCCTCGGGGATCATCCAGGAGCGCCGTTGCGCCCTCCCGATGCCCACGACGGACACCACCCCACTGCCGACCGAGGCCAAGCCCCCGGTCATCCTGCTCCACGGGTTCATCGACAACCGCTCGGTCTTCGTCCTGCTGCGCCGCAACCTCGCACAGCACGGCCGTCAGCACATCGAGTCGCTCAACTACTCTCCGCTGACCTGTGACATACGCACCGCCGCCGCGCTGCTGGGCCGGCACATAGAGGAGATCTGCGAGCGCACGGGGCAGTCGCAGGTGGACATCGTCGGGCACAGCCTGGGCGGGCTGATCGGGCGGTACTACACACAGTGCCTCGGCGGCGACCTCCGCGTCCGAACTCTCGTCACGCTGGGCACGCCCCACTCCGGCACCCGCGTCGCGCCGCTCGCGAACGCGCACCCGATCGTCCGTCAGATGCGCCCGGGTTCCGAGCTGATCGAAGAGCTGCGGGGGCCCGCCCCCGGCTGCCGTACGCATTTCGTGAGCTTCTGGAGCGATCTGGACCCGCTGATGGACCCGCTGGAGACGGCCTGCGTCGACCACCCCGACCTCCTCGTACAGAACGTGCGGGTCAGCGGCATCGGCCACCTCGCCCTGCCGGTGCACCCCGCCGTCGCGGCCGGGATACGACAGGCTCTCGACCTCGAACCGGCGACCCCCGCGCCCTCCGGCGCCGGTGCCAGTGCCGGTGCCGCCGCCGGTGCCGGCGCCGGAGGCCTGACCGTGGCGTGA
- a CDS encoding SWIM zinc finger family protein, whose translation MTQQGVRWTADQVLALAPDVASRKAGSKLGAAGPWSEAGSSDEGTVWGLCKGSGSTPYQTVVDIADAAGPAYKCSCPSRKFPCKHALGLLLLWVGGDGTVPRRQAPDWAEQWIKGRRQRAQERRTAGGSESGASADPEAARRRAERRAERITAGAAELEQRLTDLLRGGLATAEQSGYGLWEETAARMVDAQAPGLAARVRELGALPSSGPGWPVRLLEECALLHLLDQGWLRRERLPDGPAATVRSRVGLPGSPDGPPVRDHWLVLAQYDTSDSRLTTRRIWLHGTESARTALLLSYGAAGRAPELALPVGLAFEAELSVYPGAGLRAALGERFTPPAPTAARPPGVTTHEAAERYGEALVADPWLDSFPVTLGRVIPTPVEDSWQLADADGGTALPLTPSAGARPGLWRLVALSGGAPVTVFGECGHRGFTPLTAWSQGPGEAVPLC comes from the coding sequence ATGACTCAGCAGGGGGTGCGCTGGACGGCGGACCAGGTGCTGGCACTGGCGCCTGACGTCGCGTCACGCAAAGCGGGAAGCAAACTCGGCGCGGCCGGGCCGTGGTCGGAGGCGGGAAGTTCTGACGAGGGGACGGTGTGGGGGCTGTGCAAGGGCAGTGGCAGCACGCCGTATCAAACGGTCGTGGACATCGCGGACGCGGCCGGGCCGGCCTACAAGTGCAGTTGCCCGAGCCGCAAGTTCCCGTGCAAGCACGCGCTGGGACTGCTGCTGCTCTGGGTGGGCGGGGACGGCACGGTGCCTCGGAGGCAGGCGCCGGACTGGGCAGAGCAGTGGATCAAGGGGCGGAGACAGCGCGCACAGGAGAGGCGGACGGCCGGCGGTTCGGAGTCCGGCGCATCCGCCGATCCGGAGGCGGCCCGGCGCAGGGCGGAGCGGCGGGCCGAGCGGATCACTGCGGGGGCGGCCGAGCTGGAGCAACGGCTGACCGACCTGCTGCGCGGCGGCCTCGCCACGGCCGAGCAGTCGGGGTACGGGCTGTGGGAGGAGACGGCGGCGCGGATGGTCGACGCGCAGGCTCCGGGACTGGCCGCGCGGGTACGGGAGTTGGGGGCGCTCCCGTCGTCGGGGCCGGGCTGGCCGGTGCGGCTGCTGGAGGAGTGCGCGCTGCTGCATCTCCTGGACCAGGGCTGGCTGCGCCGCGAGCGGTTGCCGGACGGTCCGGCGGCGACGGTCCGTTCGCGGGTCGGCCTGCCGGGCTCACCCGACGGCCCACCCGTCCGCGACCACTGGCTGGTGCTGGCGCAGTACGACACCTCGGACAGCCGGCTCACCACGCGCCGGATCTGGCTGCACGGGACGGAGTCCGCCCGCACCGCGCTGCTCCTTTCCTACGGGGCGGCCGGGCGTGCCCCGGAGTTGGCGCTGCCGGTGGGCCTGGCCTTCGAGGCGGAGCTGTCCGTGTATCCGGGGGCCGGGCTGCGGGCCGCCCTGGGCGAGCGGTTCACGCCTCCCGCGCCGACAGCGGCACGACCACCGGGCGTGACCACGCACGAGGCGGCGGAGCGCTACGGGGAGGCGCTCGTGGCCGACCCGTGGCTGGACTCGTTCCCGGTGACGCTGGGCCGGGTCATACCGACGCCGGTCGAGGACTCCTGGCAGCTGGCGGACGCGGACGGCGGTACGGCCCTGCCGCTCACTCCGTCGGCGGGCGCCCGTCCGGGGCTGTGGCGCCTGGTCGCGCTGTCGGGCGGTGCCCCGGTCACGGTCTTCGGCGAGTGCGGCCACCGCGGCTTCACCCCGCTCACCGCCTGGTCTCAGGGCCCGGGAGAAGCGGTCCCGCTGTGCTGA
- a CDS encoding cobalamin B12-binding domain-containing protein, with amino-acid sequence MGVAAGPIRVVVAKPGLDGHDRGAKVIARALRDAGMEVIYTGLHQTPEQIVDTAIQEDADAIGLSILSGAHNTLFAAVIDLLKDRDAEDILVFGGGIIPEADIPPLKEKGVAEIFTPGATTASIVDWVRANVRQPAEA; translated from the coding sequence ATGGGTGTGGCAGCCGGTCCGATCCGCGTGGTGGTGGCCAAGCCGGGGCTCGACGGCCACGATCGCGGGGCCAAGGTGATCGCGCGTGCGCTGCGCGATGCGGGTATGGAGGTCATTTACACCGGCCTCCACCAGACGCCCGAGCAGATCGTCGACACCGCGATCCAGGAGGACGCCGACGCGATCGGGCTGTCGATCCTGTCCGGCGCGCACAACACGCTGTTCGCCGCGGTGATCGATCTTCTGAAGGACCGCGACGCGGAGGACATCCTGGTCTTCGGCGGCGGGATCATCCCCGAGGCGGACATCCCTCCGTTGAAGGAGAAGGGCGTCGCCGAGATCTTCACGCCCGGGGCGACGACCGCGTCGATCGTGGACTGGGTACGGGCGAACGTACGGCAGCCGGCGGAGGCGTAG
- a CDS encoding VWA domain-containing protein, with translation MSTHTTGRGGAMPSMGDPAGADERLRRWRLVLGGDAADGTGYGLTGQDAAMDGALTSLYGKGDRPRQGRDRSAGLGASAPSVARWLGDIRTYFPSSVVQVMQRDAIDRLGLSTLLLEPEMLEAVEADVHLVGTLLSLNKAMPETTKETARAVVRKVVEDLEKRLATRTRATLTGALDRSARVSRPRHHDIDWNRTIAANLKHYLPEYGTVVPERLIGYGRASRSVKKEVVLCIDQSGSMAASVVYASVFGAVLASMRSIATRLVVFDTAVVDLTDQLDDPVDVLFGTQLGGGTDINRALAYCQSQITRPTETVVVLISDLYEGGIRDEMLKRVAAMKASGVQFVALLALSDEGAPAYDREHAAALAALGAPAFACTPDLFPEVMAAAIEKRPLPIPETA, from the coding sequence ATGAGCACGCACACGACCGGCCGCGGGGGAGCCATGCCCTCGATGGGGGATCCGGCCGGTGCCGACGAGCGGTTGCGGCGCTGGCGGCTCGTGCTCGGCGGAGACGCGGCGGACGGCACCGGGTACGGGCTCACCGGGCAGGACGCGGCCATGGACGGGGCGCTGACCTCGCTGTACGGGAAGGGGGACAGACCGCGGCAGGGGAGGGACCGTTCGGCTGGGCTCGGGGCGTCCGCACCGTCCGTGGCGCGCTGGCTGGGGGACATACGGACGTACTTCCCGTCGTCCGTCGTCCAGGTCATGCAGCGGGACGCCATCGACCGGCTCGGGCTGTCCACGCTCCTGCTCGAACCCGAGATGCTGGAGGCGGTCGAGGCGGACGTGCACCTGGTCGGCACGTTGCTCTCGCTCAACAAGGCGATGCCGGAGACCACCAAGGAGACGGCACGGGCGGTGGTGCGCAAGGTCGTCGAGGATCTGGAGAAGCGGCTGGCCACCCGCACCCGGGCCACGCTCACCGGCGCCCTCGACCGCAGCGCCCGTGTCAGCCGGCCCCGCCACCACGACATCGACTGGAACCGCACGATCGCGGCCAACCTCAAGCACTACCTGCCCGAGTACGGGACGGTCGTGCCGGAGCGGCTGATCGGATACGGACGGGCGTCCCGGTCCGTGAAGAAGGAGGTCGTCCTCTGCATCGACCAGTCGGGGTCGATGGCGGCATCGGTGGTGTACGCGTCGGTGTTCGGGGCGGTCCTCGCGTCCATGCGGTCCATCGCCACCCGGCTGGTCGTCTTCGACACGGCGGTCGTCGACCTCACCGACCAGCTCGACGACCCGGTCGACGTCCTCTTCGGCACCCAGCTCGGTGGTGGTACGGACATCAACAGGGCGTTGGCGTACTGCCAGTCGCAGATCACGCGCCCCACGGAGACGGTCGTCGTCCTGATCAGCGACCTGTACGAGGGCGGGATCCGCGACGAGATGCTCAAGCGGGTGGCGGCGATGAAGGCGTCGGGGGTGCAGTTCGTGGCGCTGCTAGCGCTCTCCGACGAAGGGGCGCCCGCGTACGACCGGGAGCACGCGGCGGCACTCGCGGCCCTGGGCGCACCGGCGTTCGCGTGCACGCCCGACCTGTTCCCGGAGGTGATGGCGGCGGCGATCGAGAAACGGCCCCTGCCGATACCGGAAACGGCGTGA